The following proteins are co-located in the Undibacter mobilis genome:
- a CDS encoding PaaI family thioesterase, with product MTSDDKAKASHRGPVQDAFDPASHGWTPYSDEGFIGLVGPFWQRPHDDGFHYAFLAEPKHHNLRGVVQGGMLMTFADRAMGMAARHANHNLPQATVQLDVHFIDAVQIGEFVEAHCRVVRKTRTLIFMEADLLVGTRVVTTAHGIWKILRAKA from the coding sequence ATGACAAGCGACGACAAAGCCAAGGCCTCCCATAGGGGGCCGGTGCAGGATGCATTCGATCCGGCAAGCCACGGATGGACGCCATACAGCGACGAGGGCTTCATCGGTCTCGTCGGGCCCTTCTGGCAGCGCCCCCACGACGACGGATTTCACTACGCCTTTCTCGCGGAGCCGAAACATCACAACCTTCGCGGCGTGGTGCAGGGCGGCATGCTGATGACCTTCGCCGATCGAGCAATGGGCATGGCCGCGCGCCATGCCAATCACAACCTGCCGCAAGCCACCGTCCAGCTCGACGTGCATTTCATCGACGCCGTGCAAATTGGCGAGTTCGTCGAGGCGCACTGCCGGGTCGTGCGCAAAACGCGCACGTTGATCTTCATGGAGGCCGACCTTCTGGTCGGCACGCGCGTAGTCACAACCGCACACGGCATCTGGAAGATCTTGCGGGCGAAGGCCTGA